Proteins from one Mercurialis annua linkage group LG7, ddMerAnnu1.2, whole genome shotgun sequence genomic window:
- the LOC126657370 gene encoding GDSL esterase/lipase At3g27950-like — protein MIMDWSKLMTTMSIRLKDEWMQRKHSLLAVLILLVLTLAFSVSAASTGINKHSHLNTGCNFPAIFNFGDSNSDTGSKSAAFGRIPYPNGYSFFRKPAGRFCDGRVVVDFIAERLELPYLSSFLDSIGTNFRHGANFATGGATIQRVDTRLCVYRFSPLSLDLQLSQFEQFKERTLELYNQGGGSYVTNSLPMPDDFSKALYTLDIGQNDLHAGFKSMTDKQVLESIPSIIDQLAKVIEKLYRLGARTFWVHNTGPIGCLPMIVSEFPPKPENLDQNGCANSMNDIAQEFNRQLKDKVFQLRKQFPDAALTYTDIYTAKYSLISEAKKQGFSDPFGYCCGHYGDPCWKKAKANGTEISRKPCNNPELDISWDGIHYSQAANRIIADKIVDGSLSDPPTPINEACRNLFISQNVEEA, from the exons ATGATCATGGATTGGTCAAAACTTATGACAACAATGAGCATAAGATTGAAAGATGAGTGGATGCAAAGAAAACACAGTCTGCTAGCAGTACTAATCCTACTTGTTCTAACGCTAGCATTCTCAGTTTCTGCTGCAAGTACAGGCATAAATAAGCATAGTCACTTGAATACTGGCTGTAACTTCCCTGCAATTTTCAACTTTGGTGATTCTAACTCGGACACGGGCAGCAAATCCGCAGCATTTGGTCGAATTCCGTACCCGAATGGCTACTCTTTCTTCCGTAAGCCGGCTGGGCGGTTCTGTGATGGGCGTGTCGTTGTTGACTTTATAG CTGAGAGGTTAGAATTGCCTTACTTGAGTTCTTTTTTAGATTCTATTGGGACTAATTTTCGACACGGGGCAAATTTCGCTACTGGGGGAGCTACCATACAGAGAGTAGATACTAGATTATGCGTGTATCGGTTTAGCCCACTTTCACTTGATCTGCAGCTTTCGCAGTTCGAACAATTTAAGGAACGAACTCTCGAGCTATACAATCAAG gtGGAGGCTCGTATGTTACTAATAGTCTTCCAATGCCTGACGATTTCTCTAAGGCGCTATACACGTTGGATATCGGACAGAATGATCTTCACGCTGGATTTAAGTCGATGACAGATAAGCAAGTTCTCGAATCTATCCCAAGTATTATTGATCAGCTTGCTAAGGTCATTGAG AAACTGTATCGGCTAGGAGCAAGAACGTTTTGGGTACACAATACTGGACCTATTGGCTGCTTACCTATGATTGTCTCAGAGTTTCCTCCAAAGCCTGAGAATTTGGATCAAAATGGTTGCGCCAACTCCATGAATGATATCGCCCAAGAATTTAACAGGCAGCTGAAAGATAAGGTGTTCCAGCTTCGGAAACAGTTCCCTGATGCTGCGCTTACTTATACTGATATTTATACCGCTAAATATTCATTAATTTCCGAAGCAAAGAAGCAGG GATTTTCAGATCCATTTGGATATTGTTGTGGGCATTACGGAGATCCATGTTGGAAAAAGGCTAAGGCGAATGGGACAGAAATTTCTAGGAAACCCTGCAACAACCCTGAACTCGATATTAGTTGGGATGGAATACATTATTCCCAGGCTGCAAATCGTATCATAGCCGACAAGATTGTTGACGGTTCCCTGTCAGATCCTCCAACACCCATCAACGAAGCATGTCGCAACTTGTTCATTAGCCAAAATGTGGAGGAAGCATAA
- the LOC126657296 gene encoding uncharacterized protein LOC126657296 — MATKLATELPSTTVISCSLKRKRPPSLEIPNVLQEIQSDRLKFKDLTPTNEPFCFSDTGVAVSSIKGKKKFMEDAHKIVSRLNGCSNSGFFGVYDGHGGKKAVEFVAENLHGNILEMMVNCNGNESKEEAVKAGYLKTDHEFLKQGVVSGACCVTALIEGQEAVVSNLGDCRAVLCRGGVAEVLTKDHRAEREDERQRIENKGGYVEIHRGAWRVHGILSVSRSIGDAHLKDWVLGEPDTIILPLTLDTEFLVLASDGLWEEIGNQEVIDTVIASCMPEKKLGSKVDVQKDDVLCGIVNVSPSPKFRRVSLVKQQYGTNKQSPSNNKTILDSWHDDFACENESPPSKSRRISLVKRINVKNESPSKENSPLKKKPLCTGLVAACKELVNLAVSRGSLDDITVMIIDLKHFRNIIISILYSNRFFLLIKLPIFKLFSESYIMQITNEPSSTITRSGQSVFMSVYRTILANQCRLITITWCKNLLLHGLSISVQPTNNQDHHQECKIELKPWCFWRKQGGKQFLVDGKAVDVVWDLKQAKFNGETEPQSDYYVAVVSEGEVVLLLGDLKKDAYRRTKCRPSLNEPILVSRKEHVVGKRKFSTKIKKEPTSYSSNCISVGQHSVNVVGSFSPISAPLSQLSKNKIHEKDTKFHEISIECINGFEFDPKLEIKVDGEIAFEVKHLQWKFRGNEIIDVSKRKVEVYWDVHDWLFGSGPRYGLFIFKPVSSSIPLLNDQEVACAPREEDNACGSSSFCLFLYTWKVE; from the exons ATGGCGACGAAATTAGCTACAGAATTGCCTTCTACGACGGTTATTTCTTGCtctttgaaaagaaaaagaccGCCCAGTCTTGAAATTCCAAATGTACTTCAAGAAATTCAGTCTGATAGgcttaaatttaaagatttgaCTCCGACGAACGAACCCTTTTGTTTTAGTGACACTGGCGTCGCGGTTTCCTCCATTAAAGGCAAGAAAAAGTTTATGGAAGATGCCCACAAGATTGTTTCTCGTTTAAACGGCTGTTCCAACTCA GGTTTCTTTGGTGTTTATGATGGGCATGGAGGGAAAAAAGCTGTGGAGTTTGTTGCAGAGAATTTGCATGGTAATATTCTTGAAATGATGGTGAATTGTAATGGAAATGAATCCAAAGAGGAAGCTGTTAAAGCTGGGTACTTGAAAACAGACCATGAATTCTTGAAGCAG GGTGTAGTAAGCGGCGCCTGTTGTGTGACAGCCTTGATTGAAGGACAGGAGGCTGTGGTGTCGAATTTGGGTGATTGCCGAGCTGTTCTATGTAGAGGAGGAGTGGCAGAAGTGCTTACAAAAGATCATAGAGCAGAGCGGGAGGATGAACGACAAAGAATCGAGAACAAG GGAGGATATGTAGAGATCCACCGCGGAGCATGGAGAGTTCACGGTATACTTTCTGTTTCGAGAAGCATTGGAGATGCTCATCTCAAGGACTGGGTGCTCGGCGAGCCTGATACAATAATCTTGCCTCTGACCCTAGACACAGAGTTTCTTGTCTTAGCTTCCGATGGACTATGGGAAGAG ATCGGAAACCAAGAAGTTATTGATACTGTGATAGCATCATGTATGCCTGAGAAGAAATTGGGGTCCAAAGTAGATGTACAAAAAGATGATGTTCTTTGTGGCATTGTAAATGTAAGTCCTTCGCCAAAGTTCCGACGAGTTTCCCTAGTCAAGCAACAATATGGGACTAATAAACAGTCCCCAAGCAATAATAAAACGATACTTGATAGCTGGCATGATGACTTTGCCTGTGAAAATGAAAGTCCTCCGTCGAAGTCTCGAAGAATTTCATTGGTCAAGCGAATAAACGTCAAGAATGAGTCACCGAGTAAAGAGAACAGTCCGCTTAAGAAGAAACCTTTGTGTACAGGGCTTGTGGCTGCTTGCAAGGAGCTTGTGAATCTTGCAGTGAGTAGAGGTAGTTTAGATGATATCACTGTTATGATTATTGATTTGAAGCACTTCAGAAATATCA TTATCTCAATTCTCTACTCAAATCGTTTTTTCTTGCTTATAAAGTTACCCATTTTTAAGCTCTTTTCAGAGTCTTATATAATGCAAATCACCAATGAACCATCATCAACCATAACCAGATCAGGCCAGAGTGTGTTCATGTCAGTATACAGAACAATATTAGCCAATCAATGTCGTTTAATCACCATAACATGGTGCAAAAATCTCTTACTTCATGGCTTATCTATTTCAGTTCAACCAACCAACAATCAAGATCATCATCAAGAGTGCAAGATTGAACTAAAGCCATGGTGTTTTTGGAGAAAACAAGGTGGTAAGCAATTTTTAGTAGATGGTAAGGCTGTTGATGTCGTTTGGGATCTAAAACAAGCAAAATTCAATGGAGAAACAGAGCCACAATCAGATTATTATGTTGCTGTCGTCTCTGAAGGTGAAGTCGTTTTACTTCTTGGTGATTTAAAAAAAGATGCATATAGAAGAACAAAATGTAGGCCTTCTCTTAATGAACCAATTTTAGTGTCAAGAAAAGAGCATGTAGTTGGGAAAAGGAAATTCAGtacaaaaattaagaaagaACCGACAAGTTATAGCTCAAACTGTATAAGCGTCGGGCAGCATTCTGTTAACGTCGTGGGTTCATTTTCTCCCATCAGCGCTCCTCTTTCTCAATTATCGAAAAACAAAATTCATGAGAAAGATacaaaatttcatgaaatttcaATTGAATGCATTAATGGTTTTGAATTTGATCCAAAACTAGAGATTAAAGTTGATGGAGAAATAGCATTTGAAGTCAAGCATCTTCAATGGAAGTTTAGAGGAAATGAAATAATTGATGTGAGTAAAAGAAAAGTTGAGGTTTATTGGGATGTTCATGATTGGTTATTTGGGTCTGGTCCAAGGTATGGGTTGTTCATTTTTAAGCCAGTTTCATCATCAATACCATTGTTGAATGATCAAGAAGTTGCTTGTGCACCAAGGGAAGAAGATAATGCTTGTGGGTCATCTAGTTTTTGCTTGTTTTTGTACACTTGGAAGGTAGAATGA
- the LOC126654908 gene encoding GDSL esterase/lipase At3g26430-like → MELLRSVIFSIFTVISLTSLPKSVASRKCEFPAIFNFGDSNSDTGGFSAAFGQAPPPNGQTFFHHPAGRYCDGRLIIDFIAESLGLPYLSAYLDSVGSNFRHGANFATAGSTIRPQNTTISQSGYSPISLDVQLIQFLDFKKRIQKLQHQGGVFERLLPEPDYFSNGLYSFDIGQNDLTAGYKLNMTTDQVKAFVPDLMSHLSSTIKSVYSQGGRSFWIHNTGPVGCLPYSLDRFLITAAQIDKYGCASPFNEVAQYFNQKLKAAVVQLRKDLPQAAITYVDIYSLKYTLITQGKKIGFKDPFVACCGHGGKYNYNTNARCGAKRIVNGKEELIANSCKDPSLSIIWDGVHFTEAANNWVFHQFFNGSFSDPPLPLNMACLNS, encoded by the exons ATGGAGCTGTTGAGAAGTGTAATCTTTAGCATTTTTACTGTAATTTCATTAACATCACTTCCAAAGAGTGTCGCATCAAGAAAATGTGAATTTCCGGCAATATTCAACTTCGGAGATTCGAATTCAGACACCGGTGGCTTCTCTGCAGCATTTGGCCAAGCTCCGCCGCCTAACGGACAAACTTTCTTCCACCACCCGGCCGGTCGCTACTGCGATGGCCGTCTCATCATTGATTTCATAG ctGAAAGCTTGGGGTTACCATATCTTAGTGCATATTTAGACTCGGTGGGTTCAAATTTCAGGCATGGAGCCAATTTTGCAACGGCTGGTTCAACCATTAGACCACAGAACACTACAATTTCTCAAAGTGGTTACAGTCCCATTTCTTTGGATGTTCAATTAATCCAATTCTTGGATtttaagaaacgaatccaaaaatTGCAACATCAAG GTGGTGTTTTTGAGAGATTGTTGCCTGAGCCAGATTATTTCTCTAATGGATTATATAGTTTTGATATTGGCCAAAATGACCTCACTGCTGGTTATAAACTCAACATGACCACTGACCAAGTTAAAGCATTTGTGCCTGATTTGATGTCCCATTTATCCAGCACTATTAAG TCTGTTTATAGTCAAGGAGGAAGATCATTTTGGATACACAATACAGGCCCAGTGGGCTGCCTTCCATACTCTTTGGACCGGTTTTTAATCACAGCAGCCCAAATAGATAAATATGGATGTGCTAGCCCATTTAACGAGGTGGCTCAGTATTTCAACCAGAAACTGAAAGCAGCAGTAGTTCAACTCAGGAAAGATCTTCCTCAAGCTGCCATTActtatgttgatatctactcTCTCAAGTATACTCTAATCACCCAAGGCAAAAAAATTG GATTCAAGGACCCTTTTGTAGCATGTTGTGGACATGGTGGGAAGTATAACTACAATACAAATGCTAGATGTGGAGCAAAGAGGATTGTGAATGGAAAGGAGGAGTTGATTGCTAATTCTTGCAAAGATCCATCACTTAGCATAATATGGGATGGTGTCCATTTCACTGAGGCAGCTAACAATTGGGTATTCCACCAATTTTTTAATGGCTCATTTTCAGACCCACCACTTCCATTAAACATGGCTTGTCTCAATTCTTGA
- the LOC126655231 gene encoding eukaryotic translation initiation factor 4B2: MSKPWGSIGDWAADVEREEQEAASAAAAAPSGAASSQSFPSLREAVTAKPKKKKMTLTEFHTSSPADGGGGAFSSSRGLTPDEMFRLPTGPKERSAEEMQYGRHGGGFSNYGGKGLGSGRTRETDGAWANNNNNSRRQYGGFDDERRGPAPARVSDYDQPSRADEVDNWAMAKKSLVSTPSFDSGNRQSRYGGGLGGGGGLGGGGGSSRADEVDNWASVKKPFVSSTPSMSGARSSTFGSGFRDYSGVGGGPDNDRWTSRGGGIREPERERPRLVLNAPKGDLGAGGAGNEVVVKTNKSNPFGAARPREDVLAEKGLDWKKLDLEIEAKKTSSHSSRPNSAHSSRPSSAHSVRSESLGLQQGLENVVVKTRPKVNPFGDAKPREVLLQERGQDWRKIDLDLEHRRVDRSETEDEKFLREEIEYLKKEAQKEGSVQLPGGDQPSSQDIISQKEKELEQIIRDLDDKVRFGQKAVERPGSGAGRAASFSERPPSQSGSFDESRSMEYMDRPRSRGTQDTWTRPGMEYMDRPRSRGTQDTWSRPGDERKAFHGGRERGFPGSRDFDRSSSGDRW, from the exons ATGTCGAAACCATGGGGCTCCATCGGCGACTGGGCCGCCGATGTCGAACGGGAAGAGCAAGAAGCCGCATCTGCTGCCGCAGCAGCGCCAAGCGGCGCCGCTTCTTCTCAGAGTTTTCCTAGTCTAAGAGAAGCAGTTACTGCAAaacctaaaaagaaaaaaatgactCTCACCGAGTTTCACACATCGTCACCGGCCGATGGTGGAGGAGGAGCGTTCAGCAGTAGCCGTGGTTTAACACCGGATGAAATGTTCCGTCTGCCGACTGGTCCGAAAGAGCGGTCCGCTGAGGAAATGCAGTACGGAAGACATGGAGGCGGGTTTTCAAATTACGGTGGTAAGGGACTCGGGTCGGGTAGGACGCGTGAAACGGATGGAGCTTGggctaataataataataatagcagGAGACAGTATGGTGGATTTGATGACGAGCGGAGAGGTCCTGCACCAGCTAGGGTTTCTGATTATGATCAACCATCACGTGCTGATGAGGTTGATAATTGGGCAATGGCTAAGAAATCATTGGTATCAACGCCTTCGTTTGATTCCGGTAACCGTCAGAGTCGTTACGGTGGCGGTTTGGGAGGCGGTGGTGGTTTGGGAGGTGGTGGTGGGAGTTCTAGAGCTGATGAGGTTGATAACTGGGCAAGTGTTAAGAAACCATTTGTTAGTTCTACTCCTTCGATGTCTGGGGCTAGATCTTCCACGTTTGGATCAGGTTTTCGTGATTATTCGGGTGTAGGTGGTGGGCCGGATAATGATCGTTGGACTTCACGAGGAGGTGGAATTCGAGAGCCGGAGAGGGAGAGACCGAGACTGGTGTTGAATGCACCTAAAGGGGATTTAGGTGCTGGTGGTGCTGGTAATGAGGTGGTTGTTAAAACAAATAAGTCGAATCCTTTTGGGGCTGCTAGACCGAGAGAAGATGTATTAGCTGAGAAAGGATTGGACTGGAAAAAGCTTGATTTGGAAATTGAAGCTAAGAAGACTAGTTCCCACTCTAGCAGGCCTAATAGTGCACATTCTAGTAGGCCTTCAAGTGCACATTCTGTTAGGTCCGAAAGCTTAGGGTTGCAGCAGGGATTAGAGAATGTGGTAGTGAAGACAAGACCAAAAGTGAATCCTTTTGGTGATGCTAAGCCTAGGGAAGTTTTATTGCAGGAACGTGGTCAGGATTGGCGGAAAATTGATCTTGATTTGGAACATCGCAGAGTTGACAG GTCTGAAACCGAAGATGAGAAATTTTTGAGAGAAGAGATAGAGTATTTAAAAAAGGAAGCACAGAAAGAGGGATCTGTTCAATTGCCTGGAGGAGATCAACCCAGTTCGCAAGATATAATATCTCAGAAAGAAAAGGAATTAGAACAAATAATTCGTGATTTGGATGACAAAGTTCGATTTGGGCAGAAAGCCGTTGAAAGACCAGGTTCTGGGGCAGGTAGGGCTGCCAGTTTCTCTGAGAGACCACCGTCTCAGTCTGGTTCATTTGATGAGTCCAGAAGTATGGAGTATATGGATAGGCCCCGATCACGTGGCACTCAAGATACATGGACAAGGCCTGGTATGGAGTATATGGATAGGCCCCGATCACGTGGCACTCAAGATACATGGTCAAGGCCTGGTGATGAGAGAAAAGCATTTCATGGTGGCAGGGAAAGAGGATTTCCTGGTAGCAGGGACTTTGACag GTCAAGTTCAGGGGATAGATGGTGA
- the LOC126657369 gene encoding GDSL esterase/lipase At5g14450-like, which yields MNLSRLLFMISRRWNNLKGLKQTLQVVVILLSLILALSVFMIMRGGKYNLGHLKGCNFPAIFNFGDSNSDTGGISAAFHRLHHPNGYSFFNKPSGRFCDGRNIIDFIAEKLELPYLSAYLDSIGTNFRHGANFATGGSTIEKMNTRIFEGGFSPFSLDLQLLQFEQFKERTVELYNQGRSSYVTNSLPRPEDFSKALYTLDIGQNDLHAGLKSMTEKQILGSIPYIIDQFAQAVEKLYQLEARTFWIHNTGPIGCLPYSVINYPPKPGNADQIGCVKSQNDIAQEFNRQLKDKVAELRRELPDAAITYTDIYTAKYSLISEAKQNGFADAFGYCCGHYGDYQVRCGEKAMVNWTEISGDACSNPEVYISWDGIHYSEAANQIVAKKIVDGSLSDPPLPIDEACIQHHRLHSTNAMR from the exons ATGAATTTGTCAAGATTACTCTTTATGATCAGCAGAAGATGGAATAATCTTAAGGGGCTAAAACAAACTCTGCAAGTAGTGGTAATCCTGCTTTCTTTAATACTTGCCTTATCGgtttttatgataatgagaGGAGGAAAATACAATCTTGGTCACTTAAAAGGTTGTAACTTCCCTGCAATATTCAACTTTGGTGATTCTAATTCCGATACTGGCGGTATATCTGCTGCGTTTCATAGACTTCATCATCCTAATGGCTATTCTTTCTTCAATAAGCCATCTGGTCGGTTCTGCGATGGGCGTAACATCATTGACTTCATAG CTGAGAAATTGGAATTGCCTTACCTGAGTGCATACTTAGATTCTATTGGGACTAATTTTCGACATGGAGCAAATTTCGCTACTGGAGGGTCTACTATTGAGAAAATGAATACTAGAATATTTGAAGGTGGTTTTAGCCCATTTTCTCTTGACTTGCAGCTTTTGCAGTTTGAACAGTTTAAAGAACGGACTGTCGAGCTATACAATCAAG gtaGAAGCTCTTATGTTACGAATAGTCTTCCGAGACCTGAGGATTTCTCCAAGGCGCTATATACATTGGATATCGGACAGAATGATCTTCATGCCGGACTCAAGTCAATGACTGAGAAACAAATTCTGGGATCTATACCCTATATTATTGATCAGTTTGCTCAGGCAGTAGAG AAACTGTATCAACTGGAAGCAAGAACATTTTGGATACATAATACAGGCCCCATTGGCTGCTTACCGTATTCCGTAATAAACTATCCTCCGAAACCTGGAAACGCGGACCAAATTGGTTGCGTCAAGTCCCAGAATGATATTGCTCAAGAATTTAACAGGCAGTTGAAAGATAAGGTGGCAGAGCTTAGGAGAGAACTGCCAGATGCAGCGATTACTTATACCGATATCTACACAGCGAAATATTCATTAATCTCTGAAGCAAAGCAGAATG GTTTTGCTGATGCATTCGGATATTGCTGCGGACATTACGGAGATTATCAAGTACGATGTGGCGAAAAGGCGATGGTAAATTGGACAGAAATTTCAGGAGATGCATGTAGTAATCCTGAAGTGTATATTAGTTGGGATGGCATACATTATTCTGAGGCTGCAAATCAGATTGTGGCCAAGAAAATTGTTGATGGTTCCTTGTCAGATCCTCCACTGCCCATTGATGAAGCATGTATACAGCATCATAGGCTGCATAGCACTAATGCAATGAGATAG
- the LOC126654567 gene encoding alpha-L-fucosidase 3-like — translation MDSFFILLLLLLTCNSCFTYNLSHCHFPAIFNFGDSNSDTGGLSAVFGQAPPPHGESYFHHPAGRYCDGRLIVDFIAERLGLPYLSAYLDSIGSNFRHGANFATAGSTIRPQNTTLHQSGYSPISLDVQWNEFFDFHRRSQIVRSKGGIYKKILPKAKDFSRALYTFDIGQNDLTAGYFLNMSTSEVKAYVPEVLDQFKNIISYIYGQGGRNFWIHNTGPFGCLAYVLDRIPLSEAEIDNAGCGIQYNEVAQYFNDGLKKLVIKLRKKLPHAAITYVDIYSLKYKLFIQTRNHGFNESLRACCGHGGKYNFNKHIGCGGKIKVKGKEILVGKPCDDPTVWINWDGVHFTQAANQWIFHQIVDGSFSDPPIPLTMACHRQPLQ, via the exons ATGGACTCATTCTTCATACTTCTTTTATTACTTCTAACTTGCAATTCATGCTTTACTTATAATCTTTCTCATTGTCATTTCCCGGCAATCTTTAACTTCGGTGACTCTAATTCTGATACCGGTGGTTTGTCCGCTGTCTTTGGTCAAGCTCCTCCTCCTCATGGGGAGTCTTACTTCCACCACCCTGCCGGCCGCTACTGCGACGGCCGCCTCATTGTGGACTTTATTG CCGAAAGGCTTGGATTGCCATATCTAAGTGCATACCTTGATTCAATCGGCAGCAATTTCAGACATGGAGCTAATTTTGCGACAGCAGGGTCTACTATTAGACCTCAAAACACAACTCTTCATCAAAGTGGTTATAGTCCCATTTCTTTGGATGTTCAATGGAATGAATTCTTCGATTTTCACCGCAGATCTCAAATTGTTCGCAGTAAAG GTggaatctataaaaaaatattgccTAAGGCTAAGGATTTCTCTCGTGCTTTATACACATTTGACATCGGACAGAATGATCTGACCGCTGGTTATTTCTTGAACATGTCTACTAGTGAAGTAAAAGCTTATGTTCCTGAAGTGCTCGACCAATTCAAGAACATTATTTCG TATATATATGGTCAAGGAGGAAGAAACTTCTGGATTCACAATACAGGACCTTTCGGCTGTCTAGCTTATGTTTTGGATCGAATTCCCCTTTCAGAAGCAGAGATTGATAATGCTGGATGCGGGATTCAATATAATGAAGTAGCTCAATATTTCAATGACGGATTGAAGAAACTTGTTATCAAATTGAGAAAGAAATTGCCACATGCCGCCATAACATACGTCGATATTTACTCGCTCAAATATAAACTCTTCATTCAAACAAGAAATCATG GGTTTAATGAATCATTGAGGGCTTGTTGTGGGCATGGTGGAAAGTATAATTTCAACAAGCACATTGGATGTGGAGGAAAAATTAAAGTGAAAGGGAAAGAAATATTGGTGGGGAAACCATGTGATGATCCAACGGTCTGGATCAATTGGGATGGAGTTCATTTCACTCAAGCTGCTAATCAATGGATTTTTCATCAAATTGTTGATGGTTCTTTTTCTGATCCACCTATTCCATTGACCATGGCTTGCCATAGGCAGCCTTtgcaataa